In Hamadaea flava, a genomic segment contains:
- a CDS encoding VOC family protein produces MTTRLNPYLSFAGDASAALAFYQDVFGGDLTINHFGDFGTDDHGMGDQVMHGQLETASGLTLMAADMLPGETLRPGNNLAVSLGGDDTEELRGYWQALSDGGTVTVELATQPWGDEFGMCVDRFGTSWLVNIAAGG; encoded by the coding sequence ATGACCACTCGACTGAACCCCTACCTCAGCTTCGCGGGTGATGCCTCGGCCGCCCTGGCGTTCTACCAGGACGTGTTCGGCGGCGATCTCACGATCAACCACTTCGGCGACTTCGGCACCGACGACCACGGCATGGGCGACCAGGTCATGCACGGCCAGCTGGAAACAGCGTCTGGCCTCACGCTGATGGCCGCCGACATGCTGCCGGGCGAGACGTTGCGGCCCGGGAACAACCTCGCGGTCAGCCTCGGCGGGGACGACACCGAGGAACTGCGCGGCTACTGGCAGGCGCTGTCGGACGGAGGGACCGTGACGGTCGAGCTGGCCACCCAGCCGTGGGGCGACGAGTTCGGGATGTGCGTCGACCGGTTCGGGACCTCGTGGCTGGTCAACATCGCCGCGGGCGGCTGA